A single Pedobacter sp. PACM 27299 DNA region contains:
- the sucC gene encoding ADP-forming succinate--CoA ligase subunit beta has translation MNIHEYQGKEILKSFGVAVQEGVVAHTVEQAVEAAKKMKTDYNSDWVVIKAQIHAGGRGKGGGVKLAKNLEEVAQRATDILGMQLVTPQTGPEGKKVNKILVAQDVYYPGASETKEFYVSVLLNRSTGTNIIMYSTEGGMDIEEVAEKTPHLIFKEEIDPKVGLQGFQARKIAFNLGLSGAAHKDMVKFITALYKAYDATDSAMFEINPVLKTSDDKIIAVDAKVDLDENALFRHPDYAAMRDKLEEDPTDVEASESNLNYVKLDGNVGCMVNGAGLAMATMDIIKIAGGEPANFLDVGGTANAQTVKAGFNIILKDPNVKAILINIFGGIVRCDRVAQGVIDAYKEIGDIPVPIICRLQGTNAAEAKQLIDESGLKVYSAIALKDAADLVTKVLA, from the coding sequence ATGAATATCCACGAATATCAAGGTAAAGAAATACTTAAAAGTTTTGGTGTAGCCGTACAAGAAGGCGTCGTTGCCCACACGGTTGAGCAGGCTGTAGAAGCGGCTAAAAAAATGAAAACTGACTACAATTCTGATTGGGTTGTGATTAAAGCACAAATCCATGCAGGCGGAAGAGGTAAAGGCGGTGGCGTAAAGCTTGCGAAAAACCTGGAAGAAGTAGCACAAAGAGCAACCGACATTTTAGGTATGCAATTGGTTACTCCTCAAACTGGCCCGGAAGGAAAGAAAGTGAACAAGATTTTAGTGGCACAGGATGTTTATTATCCTGGAGCATCTGAAACTAAAGAATTCTATGTGAGCGTGCTTTTAAACCGTTCAACTGGAACTAACATCATTATGTATTCTACCGAAGGTGGAATGGACATTGAAGAGGTTGCAGAAAAAACTCCTCATTTAATATTCAAAGAAGAGATTGACCCTAAAGTTGGTCTTCAAGGATTCCAGGCTCGTAAAATTGCCTTTAATCTAGGATTAAGTGGTGCTGCTCATAAAGACATGGTGAAATTTATCACTGCGCTTTACAAAGCTTATGACGCTACCGACTCTGCGATGTTTGAGATTAACCCGGTATTAAAAACTTCTGATGACAAAATCATCGCTGTTGATGCTAAAGTTGACTTAGATGAGAACGCTTTATTCCGTCATCCTGATTATGCAGCAATGCGTGATAAATTGGAAGAAGATCCAACAGATGTGGAAGCAAGTGAGTCTAACTTAAACTATGTGAAATTAGATGGTAACGTTGGCTGTATGGTGAACGGTGCTGGTTTAGCAATGGCGACCATGGACATCATCAAAATTGCAGGTGGTGAGCCAGCTAACTTCCTGGATGTAGGTGGAACTGCGAATGCACAAACTGTAAAAGCAGGTTTCAACATTATCCTTAAGGATCCAAATGTGAAAGCGATCTTAATTAACATCTTTGGTGGTATCGTTCGTTGCGACCGTGTTGCTCAAGGTGTAATTGATGCTTATAAAGAAATCGGTGATATTCCTGTACCAATCATCTGTCGTTTACAAGGTACTAATGCCGCTGAAGCGAAACAGTTAATCGATGAGTCAGGATTAAAAGTATATTCTGCAATTGCATTGAAAGATGCTGCAGATTTAGTAACTAAAGTATTGGCATAA
- a CDS encoding ABC transporter ATP-binding protein: MLKATGIKKAYGNLPILKGVDFEVEKGEIVSIIGASGAGKSTLLHILGTLDKPDQGTVELNGAKVNQLSGELLSVFRNKNIGFVFQFHHLLPEFSALENICIPAFIAKTSKKDAERRAMELLDLLGLKDRAAHKPNELSGGEQQRIAVARALVNHPAIILADEPSGNLDSANANALHEFFITLRDNFKQTFVIVTHNEGLAEISDRVVTMKDGLII, translated from the coding sequence ATGCTAAAAGCAACAGGTATAAAGAAAGCTTATGGAAATTTACCCATCCTGAAAGGGGTAGATTTTGAGGTGGAAAAGGGAGAAATTGTCAGCATTATCGGCGCCTCTGGTGCAGGTAAAAGTACCCTGCTGCACATATTAGGGACTTTAGACAAGCCAGATCAGGGAACTGTCGAATTAAATGGTGCTAAGGTAAATCAACTTTCCGGAGAGCTGCTGAGTGTATTTCGTAACAAAAATATAGGCTTTGTTTTTCAATTTCATCATCTGCTGCCTGAATTTAGTGCTTTGGAGAATATCTGTATCCCTGCATTTATCGCTAAGACCAGTAAAAAAGATGCAGAGCGCCGCGCAATGGAGCTTTTGGATTTGCTGGGATTGAAAGATCGGGCGGCGCATAAACCCAATGAATTGTCGGGAGGGGAGCAGCAGCGGATTGCCGTAGCGAGAGCACTCGTGAACCATCCCGCGATTATTCTGGCTGATGAACCTTCCGGAAATCTGGACTCCGCCAATGCCAATGCCCTGCACGAATTTTTTATCACCCTCCGCGATAATTTTAAACAGACCTTTGTGATTGTTACCCACAACGAAGGACTGGCAGAAATCAGCGATAGGGTAGTCACCATGAAAGACGGATTAATCATATAA
- a CDS encoding HAD hydrolase-like protein, translating to MRPEELLKNKQAFVFELDNVIYPEKDYLLQVYYLFAQFIEYGEQLNASDIVKYMQEEYHGHGTVDLFEKTAAEFKIPEKYKVNYDLVMQNAKLPLKLLIYNKALTFLQEIVANGKQVFLFVDGDSLMQLNKIRQIEWNGLEKNLIVYFSEESEPKPSTKGIEMILERHDLNPEQMVLIGAKSADQKCALNAEIEFLAIEEVLV from the coding sequence ATGAGGCCAGAAGAATTACTAAAAAACAAACAAGCATTCGTTTTTGAACTGGACAATGTCATTTATCCTGAAAAGGATTATTTATTGCAGGTTTACTACCTGTTCGCACAATTTATTGAATACGGCGAACAATTAAATGCCAGTGATATTGTAAAATATATGCAAGAGGAATACCATGGTCATGGCACTGTAGATCTATTTGAGAAAACTGCTGCAGAGTTCAAAATTCCAGAGAAGTATAAAGTAAATTATGATCTGGTCATGCAAAATGCAAAACTTCCATTAAAGCTACTAATCTATAATAAAGCGCTTACTTTCTTACAGGAAATTGTTGCCAATGGCAAACAAGTGTTTTTATTTGTAGATGGTGATTCCCTGATGCAATTAAATAAAATTAGACAAATAGAATGGAACGGATTGGAAAAGAACCTGATCGTTTATTTTTCTGAAGAATCTGAACCTAAACCTAGTACAAAAGGAATAGAAATGATCCTGGAACGCCATGATTTAAACCCAGAGCAGATGGTGTTGATTGGTGCTAAATCCGCAGATCAGAAATGCGCTCTGAATGCAGAAATTGAATTTTTAGCCATCGAAGAAGTGCTGGTATAA
- a CDS encoding S41 family peptidase: MNSRKYILIALALVPVLFNACKKSKVNPESPDTEQPQPGVGNTKQTPTSDRRSLTNDSLFLYAQQIYYWNDKLPTYDVFDPRTYTKLGTDLANFNNELFNITKLSGFETVAGSSFPKYAFIRDENTANGSQSTAPDRSSSVDLSDIGFDMGFLNFQGYGDNTGYELFVKAVYPNSPADLAKITRGTKITKIGSRAIGTNFDAEVALINNVLNGSTSSTTFSGIRPDGTTFNDVALSVKKYTSSPIFASKVIDQGGKKVGYLAYSLFSVLTNPDSKNPTDTRIDPVFANFSANNITDLVIDLRYNGGGSVETAEYLLNQLAPANTNGVMFSETYNSVMKSGKASILKNQPLTDSKGQIQYSSSGKMYTLNDVDWSDAGNIYSFSKKGPLNGLKNIVFLVSSNTASASELLINSIKPYMQSVKLVGTTTYGKPVGFFPIVLDKHYSVYLPSFESKNKNGEGGYYTGMKPDFADTGGSDLYDDAEHDFGDPKESYLNKALSLLAPVAPSVLASRISSKGIAGATANSVKLMKTDYSNSNMAAAGMVETRYRLKK; this comes from the coding sequence TTGAACTCTAGAAAGTACATTTTAATCGCATTGGCACTTGTTCCTGTGCTATTCAATGCTTGCAAAAAAAGCAAGGTCAATCCAGAAAGTCCTGACACTGAGCAGCCGCAGCCTGGTGTTGGAAATACCAAACAAACGCCCACCTCAGACCGAAGATCGCTGACCAACGATTCACTATTTTTATATGCCCAGCAGATTTATTACTGGAACGATAAACTGCCTACCTATGATGTTTTTGATCCTAGAACTTACACAAAATTAGGTACTGATCTGGCCAATTTCAATAATGAGCTGTTCAACATTACCAAACTTTCCGGATTTGAAACGGTCGCTGGTTCCTCTTTCCCAAAATACGCATTCATCAGGGATGAAAATACCGCAAATGGCAGTCAGAGCACTGCTCCAGATAGATCATCCAGCGTAGACCTGTCGGACATTGGTTTTGATATGGGCTTTTTAAATTTTCAAGGTTACGGTGATAACACAGGATATGAACTTTTTGTGAAGGCTGTTTATCCGAATTCACCTGCTGATCTTGCAAAGATTACACGCGGAACGAAGATTACCAAAATTGGTAGTCGTGCTATTGGAACTAATTTCGATGCAGAAGTAGCTCTCATCAATAATGTCTTAAATGGGAGCACCAGCAGCACCACTTTTTCTGGGATCAGACCGGATGGAACAACTTTCAACGATGTGGCACTTAGTGTTAAAAAATATACGAGCAGTCCGATATTTGCTTCGAAAGTAATTGATCAAGGAGGGAAAAAGGTTGGCTATCTAGCTTATTCGCTCTTTTCAGTATTGACAAATCCTGATAGTAAAAATCCAACGGATACTCGAATAGATCCAGTTTTTGCCAATTTTTCGGCTAATAATATCACAGATTTAGTGATCGATTTACGCTATAATGGGGGAGGTTCTGTGGAAACGGCAGAGTATCTGTTGAATCAGCTCGCTCCAGCCAATACCAATGGAGTGATGTTTTCTGAAACTTACAATAGTGTGATGAAGAGTGGGAAAGCCAGCATACTCAAGAACCAACCTTTAACAGATTCCAAGGGGCAAATTCAATACAGCAGTTCAGGTAAAATGTATACATTGAATGATGTGGACTGGTCTGATGCCGGAAATATATACTCATTTTCAAAAAAGGGACCTTTAAACGGATTGAAAAATATTGTGTTTCTGGTTTCCAGTAATACTGCATCTGCAAGTGAATTGCTGATCAATAGCATTAAACCTTATATGCAGAGTGTAAAATTGGTCGGTACTACCACTTATGGCAAGCCTGTCGGATTCTTTCCAATCGTCCTGGACAAACACTATTCTGTGTATTTGCCAAGTTTTGAAAGTAAAAATAAAAATGGGGAAGGTGGTTATTATACTGGAATGAAGCCAGATTTTGCGGATACAGGAGGATCAGATCTTTATGATGATGCTGAGCATGATTTTGGGGACCCTAAAGAGAGTTATTTAAATAAAGCACTTTCTCTTCTTGCCCCGGTGGCTCCATCAGTTTTGGCTAGCCGAATCTCTTCAAAAGGGATAGCCGGCGCTACTGCTAATTCGGTAAAACTCATGAAGACAGATTATTCAAATAGCAACATGGCTGCCGCGGGTATGGTGGAAACACGTTACCGATTAAAAAAATAA
- a CDS encoding M28 family peptidase — translation MRIHLLIPLIALLSCNAQKNPSQAQISKPISKTEQQLLKDVETLSSDRFEGRKTGTKGAEMARAYIEQRFQEIGLAPLPHLGNYEQIFTFKDRAGLDITGKNMLAYVPGRNTEVIVISAHYDHVGIIKDQIYNGADDNASGVAALLNFAAYFKKHQPNYSMVFAAFDAEEMGLKGSKAFVELATIPLGNIRMNVNMDMISHNDKNELYACGTFKYPQLKKYFITSKPTVKVIMGHDDPKTGHEDWTNQSDQGSFNAKNIPFLYFGVEDHKDYHQASDKYQNINKKFFTNAAASILEIINNIDKERDLQSIFRQKLQMKKQ, via the coding sequence ATGAGAATTCACCTGCTAATCCCTTTAATTGCCTTATTGAGCTGTAATGCTCAAAAAAATCCCTCGCAGGCACAAATCAGCAAACCTATCAGTAAAACGGAACAACAACTATTAAAGGATGTAGAGACCTTATCTTCTGATCGTTTTGAGGGACGTAAAACAGGCACTAAGGGCGCTGAAATGGCCAGAGCATATATCGAACAGCGATTTCAGGAAATAGGCTTAGCGCCGCTCCCACACCTTGGTAATTATGAACAGATTTTTACGTTCAAAGACAGGGCTGGGCTGGACATTACAGGTAAAAACATGCTGGCTTATGTGCCGGGGCGAAACACAGAAGTGATCGTAATTTCTGCACATTATGACCATGTAGGGATCATAAAAGACCAAATTTATAATGGGGCAGACGACAATGCCTCCGGTGTAGCTGCGCTATTGAACTTTGCCGCTTACTTTAAAAAGCATCAACCTAATTACAGTATGGTATTTGCCGCTTTTGATGCCGAAGAAATGGGATTGAAGGGTTCAAAGGCTTTTGTAGAGTTAGCAACGATTCCGCTAGGGAATATCCGGATGAATGTGAATATGGACATGATCAGTCACAATGACAAAAACGAATTGTATGCCTGCGGCACTTTTAAATACCCGCAATTAAAAAAGTATTTCATTACCAGTAAACCGACCGTTAAAGTAATCATGGGCCATGATGATCCAAAAACCGGCCATGAAGACTGGACAAATCAAAGTGATCAGGGCTCTTTTAATGCGAAAAACATTCCCTTCTTATATTTCGGAGTAGAAGACCATAAAGATTACCACCAGGCCTCGGATAAGTATCAGAATATCAACAAAAAGTTCTTTACCAATGCTGCTGCTTCCATTCTGGAAATCATTAACAACATTGATAAAGAACGTGATCTGCAGTCTATTTTCAGACAAAAACTACAGATGAAAAAGCAATAG
- a CDS encoding potassium channel beta subunit family protein: protein MEYRRLGKSGLQVSALSLGSWLTFGQQISDQTADELMGIAYDAGVNFFDNAEGYAEGKSEVVMGKILKARKWERESFVVSSKVFFGTENKGPNRMGLSRKHVIEACHGALKRLQVDYLDLYFCHRPDKNTPIEETVWAMNTLLQQGKILYWGTSEWSASEIMEAIRVAKQYNLIGPTMEQPQYNLLERNKMENEYLLLFKEYGLGTTIWSPLASGLLSGKYTSGVTKDTRLELKGMEWLKDVVLNEDKLKKAEKLQGLADQLNIPLAKLSLAWCLKNPNVSTVILGASKTAQLKENLTTLEVLPLLTEKVLTDIEDIMKTKPHLPQF, encoded by the coding sequence ATGGAATATAGACGTTTAGGAAAATCAGGATTGCAGGTGAGTGCGCTTTCATTGGGCAGCTGGCTTACTTTTGGTCAACAGATTAGTGACCAGACTGCAGATGAACTGATGGGAATTGCTTATGATGCAGGAGTCAACTTTTTCGACAATGCCGAAGGTTATGCGGAAGGGAAATCTGAGGTCGTAATGGGAAAGATTCTTAAAGCCAGAAAATGGGAACGGGAATCTTTTGTCGTCTCGAGTAAGGTGTTTTTTGGAACAGAAAATAAGGGCCCAAATCGGATGGGATTGTCCCGTAAACACGTAATTGAGGCCTGTCATGGGGCATTAAAAAGGCTACAGGTAGATTATCTGGATCTTTATTTCTGCCACAGACCTGATAAGAACACGCCGATTGAAGAAACGGTTTGGGCGATGAATACCTTATTACAACAGGGAAAAATCCTATACTGGGGAACTTCAGAATGGAGCGCTTCAGAGATTATGGAAGCCATTCGCGTAGCTAAACAGTACAATTTAATCGGTCCTACGATGGAGCAGCCGCAGTACAATTTATTGGAACGCAATAAAATGGAAAATGAATATTTACTGCTGTTTAAAGAGTATGGACTGGGAACTACGATCTGGTCGCCCTTGGCTTCCGGCTTATTGTCAGGTAAATACACTTCAGGAGTGACTAAAGATACGCGACTGGAACTCAAAGGAATGGAATGGTTGAAAGATGTGGTATTAAATGAAGATAAGCTGAAAAAAGCAGAAAAACTTCAGGGACTTGCAGATCAGTTGAACATTCCTCTGGCGAAATTATCTCTGGCCTGGTGTTTAAAAAATCCAAATGTCAGTACAGTAATTTTAGGCGCTTCGAAAACCGCGCAATTAAAAGAAAACCTGACCACTTTAGAAGTACTGCCATTGCTTACTGAAAAAGTGTTGACAGATATTGAGGACATCATGAAGACGAAGCCTCATTTGCCACAGTTTTAA
- a CDS encoding glyceraldehyde-3-phosphate dehydrogenase, whose protein sequence is MLKKYQSEFQSWIEKEKKAIELINVVGQLWFDRSIELVLFRKPLFDVGSSEILSHHQYAKQISGKDISIYETLELALTISKCNLAPSRIDIGRLASEWLDDNDHYPTIHDFVVSKLSKHIGKDKRNLVPKDVVLYGFGRIGRIAARELILQAGKGEQLRLRAIVTRSYSDEELIKRAELLRTDSVHGPFNGTITEDFENKALIINGQTIYFIVAKEPEEVDYTLYDIHDALLIDNTGVFRDREGLSRHLNANGISKVLLTAPAKGDILNVVAGINDAGIDYESETILSNASCTTNAIVPVLKLIDDAFGIEKGHIETVHSYTNDQNLLDNYHKKYRRGRAAALNLVITETGADKAVAKVIPHLGGKLTGNAVRVPTPNVSLAILNLSLNTVTSKEEVSEILRQASLFGDLSEQIEYSISNELVSTDLIGNSHASIIDGPATIMAKDNKSVVLYAWYDNEYGYTRQVIRLAKKLAGVVRLTYY, encoded by the coding sequence ATGCTAAAGAAGTACCAATCCGAATTCCAAAGTTGGATTGAAAAAGAGAAAAAAGCCATTGAGCTGATTAACGTCGTAGGCCAGCTCTGGTTCGACAGATCTATCGAACTTGTATTGTTCCGCAAACCTTTATTTGATGTTGGCAGCAGCGAAATCCTTTCGCACCACCAATATGCGAAACAAATCAGCGGAAAAGACATCAGTATTTACGAAACCCTGGAACTGGCTTTGACCATATCAAAATGTAACCTTGCCCCTTCCCGCATTGACATTGGCCGATTAGCTTCAGAATGGCTGGACGACAATGACCACTATCCTACCATTCATGATTTTGTAGTGAGTAAACTCAGCAAACACATTGGTAAAGACAAAAGAAATTTAGTTCCTAAGGATGTAGTCCTGTATGGCTTTGGCCGTATTGGCAGAATTGCCGCACGTGAGTTGATCTTACAAGCAGGTAAAGGTGAGCAATTGCGCTTAAGGGCAATTGTAACTCGTAGCTACAGTGATGAAGAACTGATCAAAAGAGCAGAACTTTTACGAACAGATTCTGTTCACGGTCCTTTTAATGGTACCATTACCGAAGACTTTGAAAATAAAGCCTTGATTATTAATGGACAAACCATCTATTTTATCGTAGCCAAAGAACCAGAAGAGGTAGATTATACCTTATATGATATTCATGACGCCTTATTGATTGACAATACTGGCGTTTTCCGTGACCGCGAAGGTTTGAGCAGACACTTGAATGCCAATGGAATCAGTAAAGTATTGCTTACTGCCCCTGCCAAAGGAGATATCCTGAATGTTGTGGCTGGAATCAACGATGCAGGGATTGATTATGAATCGGAAACAATTTTATCGAATGCCTCTTGTACCACCAATGCCATTGTCCCTGTTTTAAAACTGATTGACGATGCTTTTGGTATTGAAAAAGGACACATAGAAACCGTTCACTCTTATACGAACGATCAAAATTTACTAGACAATTACCATAAAAAATATAGAAGAGGCAGAGCTGCTGCGCTAAACCTGGTGATCACAGAAACCGGCGCGGATAAAGCGGTGGCAAAAGTAATCCCTCATTTAGGCGGCAAGCTGACCGGAAATGCGGTGCGGGTTCCTACGCCAAATGTTTCATTGGCCATTTTAAACTTATCATTGAACACGGTCACGTCTAAAGAAGAAGTATCAGAAATACTCAGACAGGCATCTTTGTTCGGAGATTTATCAGAGCAAATCGAATACTCTATTTCAAATGAACTGGTAAGTACGGATTTAATTGGCAACAGTCATGCTTCCATTATCGACGGACCAGCTACGATTATGGCCAAAGACAATAAATCAGTAGTATTATATGCCTGGTATGACAACGAATATGGTTACACCAGACAAGTGATCCGGCTGGCTAAGAAATTAGCGGGGGTAGTGAGGTTAACATATTATTAG
- a CDS encoding sigma-70 family RNA polymerase sigma factor encodes MRQLKITQSITNRESQSLDKYLHEIGKVDLITAEEEVILARKIREGDQAALERLTKTNLRFVVSVAKQYQNQGLTLGDLINEGNLGLIKAAKRFDETKGFKFISYAVWWIRQSILQAIAEQSRIVRLPLNQVGSLSKISKAFSKLEQEFEREPSPEELADILETTVDKISDTLSNSGRHVSMDAPFVQGEENTLLDVLENHEPNTDSSLINESLSEEIKRSLSTLTEREREIIVLFFGLSTNHPLSLEEIGEKFNLTRERVRQIKDKALQRLRHTSRSKILKSYLG; translated from the coding sequence ATGAGACAACTCAAAATCACGCAATCCATTACCAATCGCGAAAGTCAATCTTTAGACAAATACCTTCACGAAATTGGTAAAGTAGATTTAATCACCGCCGAAGAAGAAGTAATATTAGCAAGAAAAATACGCGAGGGAGATCAGGCCGCATTAGAGCGTTTAACCAAAACGAATTTACGTTTTGTGGTTTCAGTAGCAAAGCAATATCAAAATCAAGGTTTAACACTAGGAGATTTAATCAACGAAGGTAACCTGGGTTTAATTAAGGCTGCAAAGCGTTTTGACGAGACTAAGGGTTTCAAATTTATCTCTTATGCTGTTTGGTGGATTCGTCAATCTATATTGCAGGCTATTGCTGAACAAAGTCGTATCGTACGTTTGCCATTAAACCAGGTCGGTTCATTAAGCAAAATCAGCAAGGCTTTTTCTAAATTAGAGCAGGAATTTGAACGTGAGCCTTCTCCGGAAGAATTGGCAGATATCTTAGAAACTACAGTAGATAAAATCTCTGATACTTTAAGTAACTCCGGCCGTCACGTATCAATGGATGCACCATTTGTTCAGGGAGAAGAAAATACATTGTTAGATGTATTGGAAAATCATGAGCCAAATACGGATAGCAGTTTGATCAATGAATCTCTTTCTGAGGAAATCAAACGTTCTCTTTCAACTTTAACTGAGCGTGAGCGCGAGATTATTGTACTTTTCTTCGGATTGAGCACAAACCATCCACTGTCTTTAGAAGAGATCGGTGAGAAATTTAACCTGACACGTGAGCGTGTACGTCAGATTAAAGACAAAGCGTTACAACGTTTACGTCATACTTCAAGAAGTAAAATCTTAAAATCATATTTGGGCTAG
- a CDS encoding helix-turn-helix domain-containing protein has translation MAIVVNLDVMLAKRKMSLTSLTQEVGITMSNLSILKTGKAKAIRFEALDAICRVLDCQPGDLLAYQQEELNEEERKKVKPVRFR, from the coding sequence ATGGCAATAGTAGTAAATTTAGACGTGATGCTGGCCAAGCGAAAAATGTCGTTGACTAGTTTAACACAGGAAGTAGGAATCACAATGTCAAACTTGTCAATTTTGAAAACAGGAAAAGCAAAAGCAATTCGATTTGAAGCGCTGGACGCTATCTGTCGGGTATTGGATTGTCAGCCTGGGGATTTGCTGGCTTACCAGCAGGAAGAATTAAATGAAGAAGAGAGAAAAAAAGTAAAGCCTGTCCGCTTTCGATGA
- a CDS encoding YegP family protein yields the protein MGKFEIKTRKNGEFQFDLKAGNGQVILTSEGYTAKANCHNGIESVKKNAKDDSKFERKTSSNGKPYFNLKATNGQVIGTSEMYESEASRENGIESVKKNAPDAEVVDLS from the coding sequence ATGGGAAAATTCGAAATCAAAACAAGGAAAAACGGCGAATTTCAATTCGATTTGAAAGCAGGCAATGGCCAGGTCATACTCACTAGTGAAGGCTATACTGCAAAAGCTAATTGTCATAACGGCATTGAATCCGTTAAGAAAAACGCTAAAGATGACAGCAAATTTGAAAGAAAGACTTCCAGTAATGGCAAACCATATTTCAATCTAAAGGCAACCAACGGACAGGTAATTGGTACCAGCGAAATGTATGAATCGGAGGCCAGTCGCGAAAATGGCATTGAATCCGTTAAAAAGAATGCACCAGATGCGGAGGTTGTGGATCTCAGCTAA
- a CDS encoding MBL fold metallo-hydrolase codes for MKLHTINTGLFKLDGGAMFGVVPKSIWQKTTPADANNMCTWAMRCLLIEDGNRLILVDNGIGDKQDEKFMGHYYLHGEDTLDKSLAAKGFSRADITDVFLTHLHFDHCGGSIIRQGDKLRPAFNNAFYWSNAKHWDWAVNPNDREKASFLKENILPIQESGQLRFVADEEGVQFHEGINIRFAYGHTDAMMLPQIQYKGHTIVYMADLLPSVGHIPLPYVMAYDMFPLKTLTEKKSFLEEAAEKQYILFLEHDAVNECCTLQQTEKGIKLDRTFDLASL; via the coding sequence ATGAAATTACATACCATCAATACCGGTTTATTTAAATTAGATGGCGGTGCCATGTTTGGAGTAGTGCCAAAATCGATCTGGCAGAAAACTACGCCTGCCGATGCCAATAATATGTGTACCTGGGCCATGCGCTGCCTGCTAATTGAAGACGGAAACCGATTGATTTTAGTCGACAATGGGATTGGTGATAAACAGGATGAGAAGTTTATGGGCCATTATTACCTTCATGGTGAGGATACCCTTGACAAATCACTGGCTGCCAAAGGATTTTCCAGAGCAGACATTACCGATGTTTTCTTGACCCATCTACATTTTGACCATTGCGGGGGCTCTATTATCCGCCAGGGCGATAAACTCAGACCAGCCTTCAACAATGCGTTTTATTGGAGCAATGCGAAACATTGGGATTGGGCAGTAAACCCAAACGACAGAGAGAAAGCATCTTTTTTAAAAGAAAACATCCTCCCTATCCAGGAAAGCGGACAATTGCGTTTTGTTGCTGATGAAGAAGGCGTTCAATTTCATGAAGGCATCAATATTCGTTTTGCTTATGGCCATACTGATGCCATGATGCTGCCACAGATTCAATATAAAGGGCATACTATTGTATATATGGCCGACTTACTGCCTTCCGTAGGACACATCCCTTTGCCTTATGTGATGGCTTATGATATGTTTCCTTTGAAAACACTGACTGAAAAAAAATCATTCCTAGAGGAAGCCGCTGAAAAACAATACATCTTATTCCTGGAACACGATGCAGTAAATGAATGTTGCACGCTTCAGCAAACGGAAAAAGGCATCAAGCTGGATCGTACATTCGATCTCGCCAGTCTATAG